In Nothobranchius furzeri strain GRZ-AD chromosome 19, NfurGRZ-RIMD1, whole genome shotgun sequence, the following are encoded in one genomic region:
- the LOC129164625 gene encoding uncharacterized protein, with product MTPPQPSDGSRREILPWENLLQWLTPTHQPASPSPAPALPRRRRHRRPLAAAFLPVLPEPESCLDREPLPDRSSYEGTRLAICSPGVGPQRGERRRKPPQPSASGRSCEPAAGRARRGSSDTPPARPPVPSPAEPEPPSVAEEGAAVAARLMEQRAELGRFRELLSRKESHLDALSSSSRGQRSERGVSPAELAGQRAELAQLRRTLSLKELELDELTSRLSSSLQAFLAAALLPTWKQTVPDPVQNSAVQKSRDQRLTPPGQKQTVPAQKPTERAQRQRVPTRKQTVPVPVQRSTVRKPKDPKPTPPDLKSMEVDAHSCSEVDARSCSEVDARSCSEVDARSCSEVDARSCSEVDARSCSEVDARSCSEVDARSCSEVDAPSCSEVDAPSCSEVVARSCSEVDARSCSEVDARSCSEVDAPSCSEVDAPSCSEVVARSCSEVDARSCSEVDARSCSEVDAPSCSEVVAPDDDVSDVVAPDDDVSEVVAPDDDVSEVVAPDDDVSEVVAPDDDVSEVVASSSDDDVSEVVASSSDDDVSEVVAPDDDVSEVVASSSDDDVSEVVASSSDDVASSSDDVPSDDVAVTSDVPEVGSSDDVAATSSSEVGSSDDVAAASSSEVGSSDDVAAASSSEVGSSDDVAAAASSSEVGSSDVAASSGDALCTQEADALSSPASPRSPVPMVVLRASPAQPAVTLSPAQPAVTLSPAQPAELLLCRRRRPPRARRLLCRRRRPPGARRLICRRRRPPRARRLLICRRRRPPRARRLLICRRRRPPRARRLLICRRRRPPRARRLLFCRRRRPPRARRLICLRRRPPDSAVPCRLSIVLWALPPGPPPPALLLVPVGVWDPPFEGGYCHTLSCLLLGCSLCLC from the coding sequence atgacaccacccCAACCCAGTGATGGATCCAGACGGGAGATTCTGCCTTGGGAGAAtctgctccagtggcttaccccgacccaccagccggcttctccctctccagccccagctctgcctcgccgccgccggcatcgccgacctttggccgcagcgttcctccctgtcctcccggaaccggagtcatgtttggaccgggagccgctgccagatcgctccagctatgagggcacgaggctggcgatctgttcccccggagtcggtccacagcgtggggagagacgccggaagccaccacagcccagcgcttctggacggagttgcgagcccgccgctggccgtgcccggcgcggcagttcggacacgcccccggccagaccaccagtcccgtctcctgccgaaccggagcccccgtcggttgcagaggaaggagcagcagtcgcggcccggctgatggagcaacgggcggagctcggccggttccgcgagctcctcagccgcaaggagtctcacctggacgccctatcctcctcgtcccggggccagaggagcgagcgcggggtttccccagcggagctcgccggtcagcgggctgagctggcccagctccgtcggacgctcagcctcaaGGAGCTAGAACTGGACGAGCTGACATCCCGCCTCTCCTCATCGCTCCAAGCTTTCTTAGCAGCGGCCCTGCTGCCGACctggaagcagacggtaccggatccggtccaaaactcggcggtccagaagtcgagggaccagaggctgacgcccccgggccagaagcagacggtaccggcccagaagccaacggagcgggcccagaggcagagggtaccgacccggaagcagacggttccggttccggtccagaggtcgacggtccgaaaaccgaaggacccgaagccgacgcccccagacctgaagtcgatggaagtcgacgcccattcctgttctgaagtcgacgcccgttcctgttctgaagtcgacgcccgttcctgttctgaagtcgacgcccgttcctgttctgaagtcgacgcccgttcctgttctgaagtcgacgcccgttcctgttctgaagtcgacgcccgttcctgttctgaagtcgacgcccgttcctgttctgaagtcgacgccccttcctgttctgaagtcgacgccccttcctgttctgaagtcgtcgcccgttcctgttctgaagtcgacgcccgttcctgttctgaagtcgacgcccgttcctgttctgaagtcgacgccccttcctgttctgaagtcgacgccccttcctgttctgaagtcgtcgcccgttcctgttctgaagtcgacgcccgttcctgttctgaagtcgacgcccgttcctgttctgaagtcgacgccccttcctgttctgaagtcgtcgcccctgatgacgacgtgtccgatgtcgtcgcccctgatgacgacgtgtccgaagtcgtcgcccctgatgacgacgtgtccgaagtcgtcgcccctgatgacgacgtgtccgaagtcgtcgcccctgatgacgacgtgtccgaagtcgtcgcctcctcgtctgatgacgacgtgtccgaagtcgtcgcctcctcgtcTGATGACgatgtgtccgaagtcgtcgcccctgatgacgacgtgtccgaagtcgtcgcctcctcgtctgatgacgacgtgtccgaagtcgtcgcctcctcgtctgatgacgtcgcctcctcctctgatgacgtcccgtccgatgacgtcgccgtcacctctgatgtccccgaagtcggctcgtctgacgacgtcgctgctacctcgtcctctgaagtcggctcgtctgacgacgtcgccgctgcctcgtcctctgaagtcggctcgtctgacgacgtcgccgctgcctcgtcctctgaagtcggctcgtctgacgatgtcgccgccgctgcctcgtcctctgaagtcggctcgtccgatgtcgccgcctcgtctggggatgctctttgcactcaagaggccgacgctctgtccagcccggcgtctccacggtctccagttccgatggtggttttgagggcatcgccggcccagcctgcagtgactttgtcgccggcccagcctgcagtgactttgtcgccggcccagcctgcagagctcctcctctgccgcaggcgccggcctccaagggcccgtcgcctcctctgccgcaggcgccggcctccaggggcccgtcgcctcatctgccgcaggcgccggcctccaagggcccgtcgcctcctcatctgccgcaggcgccggcctccaagggcccgtcgcctcctcatctgccgcaggcgccggcctccaagggcccgtcgcctcctcatctgccgcaggcgccggcctccaagggcccgtcgcctcctcttctgccgcaggcgccggcctccaagggcccgtcgcctcatctgcctcaggcgccggcccccggactctgccgttccctgccgcctctccatcgtcctctgggccctccctccgggtccccctccccccgccctgctcctggttcctgtgggcgtctgggatccgccctttgagggggggtactgtcacaccctgtcctgtcttctcctaggttgtagtctgtgtctctgttaa